In one Nitrososphaera viennensis EN76 genomic region, the following are encoded:
- a CDS encoding DNA-directed RNA polymerase subunit H yields MSEKKVVKITNHVYQPKHEILPKAEAEEVLKKYNAKPGQLPYILMGDKAIEDLDVRPGDIIKITRKSPTAGESVYYRYVVEG; encoded by the coding sequence TTGTCTGAAAAGAAAGTAGTCAAGATAACAAACCACGTGTACCAGCCAAAGCACGAGATCCTGCCCAAAGCGGAGGCTGAAGAAGTGCTGAAAAAATACAACGCCAAGCCAGGCCAGCTCCCGTACATCCTGATGGGCGACAAGGCCATCGAGGACCTGGACGTGAGGCCTGGCGACATCATCAAGATCACGAGAAAGAGCCCAACTGCGGGTGAAAGTGTATATTACCGCTACGTGGTGGAAGGGTGA
- a CDS encoding PEFG-CTERM sorting domain-containing protein, which yields MEYKAYALMAILLASVAAVGTFGTAYAQTSSGLTVATDKTDYSTGDTVKISGNVGVTPTGQPLILQVFNPNGAAYRFDQVPVAADGSYTYDLKVGGNLGITGDYRTVVSYNGVSKETTFSFTSTTGEWRVAKLTIDGQTYDINYQITGGSLRSLTGDPATTTITAMITATADGELKIQLPRNIADSKNDNGTDSEYVIFVDDVEDFAEDDMGSATRTLTIPFAAQSEQIDIVGTFLVPEFGAIAAIVLAVAIVGIIVATTRYSKFSFLPKM from the coding sequence ATGGAGTATAAAGCGTACGCACTAATGGCAATATTGCTGGCATCTGTTGCGGCTGTCGGCACATTTGGCACTGCATATGCACAAACTAGCAGTGGCCTTACCGTAGCGACAGACAAGACAGACTACAGCACAGGCGACACCGTCAAAATCTCCGGAAACGTCGGTGTAACCCCGACAGGCCAACCACTCATTCTCCAAGTATTCAATCCAAACGGCGCAGCATACAGGTTCGACCAAGTCCCCGTGGCTGCTGATGGATCGTATACTTATGATTTGAAGGTCGGTGGCAATCTGGGCATAACCGGCGACTACAGGACAGTGGTCAGCTACAATGGCGTCTCAAAGGAGACAACATTCAGCTTCACAAGCACAACAGGCGAATGGAGAGTAGCCAAGCTAACAATCGACGGCCAGACATACGACATCAACTACCAGATCACTGGTGGTTCACTCAGGAGCCTAACTGGCGACCCAGCGACGACAACAATCACCGCAATGATCACGGCTACTGCAGACGGTGAGCTGAAGATCCAGCTTCCAAGGAACATCGCAGACTCGAAGAACGACAACGGCACCGACAGCGAATACGTGATCTTTGTCGATGACGTCGAGGACTTTGCTGAAGACGACATGGGCAGTGCCACGAGGACTCTGACCATCCCGTTCGCGGCGCAGTCTGAGCAGATTGACATCGTTGGCACCTTCCTGGTCCCAGAGTTCGGTGCAATCGCTGCAATCGTCTTGGCAGTCGCAATCGTCGGCATAATCGTCGCCACGACAAGGTACAGCAAGTTCAGCTTCTTGCCAAAGATGTAA
- a CDS encoding DUF1264 domain-containing protein, with protein sequence MDKVYQSTKKVRETLAGGAAAAFAIAAALMLGVSATNSVAQQSAMSTNATSSTPVDGYNAPQGHLAAIRHIFDDPSLRVHHYCKPNDKIVAVCQLYDTNSANATLIGIEYVITQDQYNSLPDREKPYWHAHRVEFAPDRADVQMPDLTPEQAKAVMSQLAPTWGKVVITWNPNDELPSFPPQVELVDHPFMLNATITSSNSTQ encoded by the coding sequence TTGGACAAAGTATATCAGTCCACGAAAAAAGTCAGGGAAACGTTAGCGGGAGGAGCTGCGGCTGCTTTTGCGATTGCCGCAGCCCTGATGCTGGGCGTGTCTGCAACAAACTCTGTTGCGCAGCAATCTGCAATGTCTACAAATGCAACTTCTTCAACGCCGGTGGATGGATACAACGCTCCGCAGGGACATCTTGCCGCAATAAGGCACATCTTTGATGACCCGTCTCTCAGGGTGCACCATTACTGCAAGCCAAATGACAAGATAGTGGCGGTCTGCCAGCTCTACGATACCAATTCTGCCAATGCCACTTTGATAGGAATAGAGTACGTCATAACGCAGGACCAGTACAATTCGCTTCCAGACAGGGAAAAGCCGTACTGGCACGCCCACAGGGTGGAATTTGCGCCAGACAGGGCCGACGTCCAGATGCCGGACTTGACTCCAGAGCAAGCAAAGGCCGTGATGTCACAGCTGGCTCCCACATGGGGCAAGGTGGTTATCACTTGGAACCCGAACGATGAATTGCCGTCCTTTCCGCCACAGGTAGAGCTTGTCGACCACCCGTTCATGCTCAATGCCACCATAACAAGCAGCAACAGCACACAATAG
- a CDS encoding Nif3-like dinuclear metal center hexameric protein, translated as MKAGLELAGWKKMPADSMVHVKGRNIKKVMVAVDVGTAELLLAKSLGCDAVIAHHPIGIAAINFYKVFDRHTDYMVEHGVPKKVAKEATAKLKERVETRTHADIYDDVVGAARAMNMPLVNIHQPCDEYMRQAILAKIESGRTEYVSDIVESVGRIPEFRHAATKVQVRHGSEKNKAGHWALVIAAGTNGGYSIAKAYFQHGVDTVIYLHVDYGDLVKMREEKLQGNLVVLGHLAGDSLGLNALADKLEKDLDLETVRIGLLPSR; from the coding sequence ATGAAGGCTGGGCTGGAACTTGCAGGGTGGAAAAAAATGCCTGCCGACAGCATGGTGCACGTCAAGGGCAGGAACATCAAGAAAGTGATGGTGGCAGTCGACGTCGGGACTGCAGAGCTCTTGCTTGCAAAGAGCCTCGGGTGCGACGCCGTCATTGCGCACCACCCGATTGGGATAGCCGCAATCAACTTTTACAAGGTCTTTGACAGGCACACCGACTACATGGTCGAGCACGGCGTGCCAAAAAAGGTCGCCAAGGAAGCGACAGCGAAACTGAAAGAGCGGGTCGAGACAAGGACGCACGCAGACATTTACGACGACGTGGTGGGCGCGGCAAGGGCGATGAACATGCCGCTTGTCAACATACACCAGCCCTGCGACGAGTACATGAGGCAGGCCATTTTGGCCAAGATAGAGTCGGGCAGGACGGAATACGTCTCTGACATTGTAGAGTCTGTAGGAAGGATACCGGAATTCCGCCACGCTGCAACCAAAGTGCAGGTAAGGCACGGAAGCGAAAAAAACAAGGCTGGCCACTGGGCGCTCGTGATAGCGGCAGGCACCAACGGCGGATATTCCATTGCCAAGGCGTATTTCCAGCACGGCGTCGACACTGTCATCTATCTGCACGTCGACTATGGCGACCTGGTGAAAATGCGCGAGGAAAAACTGCAAGGAAACCTTGTAGTCCTTGGCCACCTTGCAGGCGACTCGCTTGGCTTGAACGCGCTTGCCGACAAGCTGGAAAAAGACCTTGACCTTGAAACAGTCAGGATAGGGCTCTTGCCCTCCAGGTAA
- the twy1 gene encoding 4-demethylwyosine synthase TYW1 produces MSCSDEYFSHSTGEDDDLIQITPAVKEKLRKAKYGVYNHSAVELCHWTKKSFANEGTCYKHKFYGISTHQCMEMTPTAMNCENRCVYCWRPAEFYDTLEMPEQMVDEPEVIVQNLMAERKKLINGFYGRSKNDKAKLDESLLPAHYAISLSGEPTMYPKLPQLIKYLKTLKATKSIFLVTNGQEPDMLRRLESEDALPTQIYLSTNASNKKMFLQVNRPRHRDAWERWQDSLRFLSTVDTRTVLRMTMIRGYNDGADDIEDFARVMSEGDPHFIEIKSYMHVGMSTQRLKRDNMLGMDEVRAYAGRLCEKMPAFSVMDESEVSRIVVLQNKSRYVDRWIKSYL; encoded by the coding sequence ATGAGCTGCTCCGACGAGTATTTCTCGCACTCAACAGGCGAAGATGATGACCTGATACAGATAACGCCCGCGGTCAAGGAGAAGCTCAGAAAGGCCAAGTACGGCGTCTACAACCACTCGGCGGTGGAGCTGTGCCACTGGACGAAAAAGTCGTTTGCAAACGAGGGCACCTGCTACAAGCACAAGTTCTACGGCATATCGACGCACCAGTGCATGGAGATGACCCCGACTGCCATGAACTGCGAAAACAGGTGCGTGTACTGCTGGCGGCCGGCGGAATTCTATGACACGCTTGAAATGCCGGAGCAGATGGTAGACGAGCCCGAAGTCATCGTCCAGAACCTGATGGCCGAGCGCAAGAAGCTGATAAACGGGTTTTACGGCAGGTCCAAGAACGACAAGGCCAAGCTTGATGAATCATTGCTGCCGGCGCACTATGCCATCTCTCTTTCCGGCGAGCCGACAATGTATCCAAAACTGCCGCAGCTGATAAAATACCTGAAGACGCTAAAGGCCACGAAATCAATATTCCTTGTCACAAACGGCCAGGAGCCGGACATGCTGCGCAGGCTTGAAAGCGAGGACGCGCTCCCGACGCAGATCTACCTTTCGACAAACGCGTCGAACAAGAAAATGTTTTTGCAGGTAAACCGACCGCGCCACAGGGACGCGTGGGAACGCTGGCAGGACAGCCTGCGCTTTCTGTCCACCGTCGACACAAGGACGGTCCTGCGCATGACGATGATCCGCGGCTACAACGACGGCGCAGACGACATCGAGGATTTTGCAAGGGTGATGTCCGAAGGAGACCCACACTTTATCGAGATCAAGTCGTACATGCACGTCGGCATGTCCACCCAGCGCCTGAAGAGGGACAACATGCTTGGCATGGATGAGGTGCGCGCCTACGCAGGCAGGCTGTGCGAGAAAATGCCGGCGTTTTCAGTGATGGACGAAAGCGAGGTTTCCAGGATTGTCGTACTGCAGAACAAGAGCCGTTACGTCGACCGCTGGATCAAGTCGTATCTTTAG
- a CDS encoding XTP/dITP diphosphatase, whose translation MQATTITFASTNQNKFHEVESILAAKGIRAGFARLELVEIQSDSLEEIAKEKARSAYAKVKKPVIVEDDGLYVDALAGFPGQYSSYVFKTIGNAGILKLLEGKKDRSASFRSLVAFFDGGNDIHLFEGKVQGRISEKIAQGGWGYDPIFVPEGAGATTFAELASSKNDYSHRKMALDKFAAWWLAKDTT comes from the coding sequence TTGCAGGCAACAACAATAACATTTGCAAGCACCAACCAGAACAAGTTCCACGAAGTCGAGTCGATACTTGCCGCAAAGGGGATACGGGCAGGTTTTGCCCGGCTGGAGCTTGTGGAAATCCAGTCAGACTCGCTTGAAGAAATCGCCAAGGAAAAGGCAAGGAGCGCGTACGCCAAGGTCAAAAAGCCGGTGATAGTGGAAGACGACGGGCTCTACGTCGACGCGCTTGCAGGCTTTCCGGGCCAGTACTCGTCGTACGTTTTCAAGACCATAGGAAACGCCGGCATACTGAAACTGCTTGAAGGCAAAAAAGATCGCTCTGCGTCGTTTCGCTCGCTCGTCGCCTTTTTTGACGGCGGCAACGACATTCATCTGTTTGAAGGCAAAGTCCAAGGCCGGATCTCTGAAAAAATCGCACAGGGTGGCTGGGGCTATGACCCCATATTCGTGCCGGAAGGAGCGGGCGCAACAACCTTTGCCGAGCTGGCAAGCAGCAAGAACGACTATTCGCACAGGAAAATGGCGCTTGACAAGTTTGCCGCGTGGTGGCTCGCTAAAGATACGACTTGA
- a CDS encoding KEOPS complex kinase/ATPase Bud32, translated as MQQLLKKGAEADIYLTGWRGRPAVAKVREPKPYRHSALDLSIRRQRTVHEAGFMSAAKSAGVRAPLVYFVDPERAEIIMERVEGTPARDALTVKLCREMGRCAALLHAAGIVHGDLTTSNFISAGDGDRLVLLDFGLSYYSERTEDMAVDVRLIKEVFTSAHISVRGAFSSFVKGYESVAGKKRTAKILENVREIEQRGRYARVA; from the coding sequence TTGCAGCAGCTTTTGAAAAAGGGCGCCGAGGCTGACATCTACCTTACCGGCTGGCGCGGCAGGCCGGCGGTAGCAAAGGTGCGGGAGCCAAAGCCGTACCGCCACAGCGCCCTTGACTTGTCGATAAGGAGGCAGCGGACTGTGCACGAGGCAGGATTCATGTCGGCTGCAAAGTCAGCCGGCGTGCGCGCCCCGCTTGTCTACTTTGTCGACCCCGAAAGGGCGGAGATAATCATGGAGCGCGTGGAAGGCACGCCTGCAAGGGACGCGCTCACCGTAAAACTGTGCAGGGAGATGGGCCGCTGCGCCGCGCTCTTGCATGCCGCCGGGATAGTGCACGGCGACCTGACGACTTCAAACTTTATCTCCGCCGGCGACGGCGACCGGCTCGTCCTCCTTGACTTTGGCCTTTCTTACTATTCAGAACGGACGGAGGACATGGCAGTTGACGTCCGGCTCATAAAGGAGGTGTTTACGAGCGCCCACATTTCCGTCAGGGGCGCGTTTTCAAGCTTTGTCAAGGGCTACGAAAGCGTGGCCGGCAAGAAAAGGACCGCAAAAATCCTTGAAAACGTAAGGGAGATAGAGCAGCGGGGCAGGTACGCCCGCGTGGCATGA
- a CDS encoding PH domain-containing protein: MSFKPQEGEKVLLREDCAEDRLKSGVLILTNKRILFQKTEGRMATFSKKEGEVILDIPLQAISAFRAEGFLVKKFVVVAVDQTYKFGVFSNSKWEKEMRQAKGL; the protein is encoded by the coding sequence GTGAGTTTCAAGCCCCAGGAAGGCGAAAAGGTCCTGCTCAGGGAGGACTGCGCCGAGGACAGGCTGAAAAGCGGCGTCCTCATCCTGACGAACAAGCGCATCCTCTTTCAAAAGACCGAGGGGCGCATGGCCACGTTTTCAAAGAAGGAGGGCGAGGTCATCCTGGACATACCGCTCCAGGCCATTTCCGCGTTCAGGGCAGAGGGGTTTCTCGTGAAAAAGTTTGTCGTCGTTGCGGTTGACCAGACCTACAAGTTTGGCGTGTTTTCAAACAGCAAGTGGGAAAAGGAAATGCGCCAGGCCAAGGGCCTCTAG
- the kae1 gene encoding KEOPS complex N(6)-L-threonylcarbamoyladenine synthase Kae1, protein MLCLGIESTAHTFGCAVVDRDGKKILSDSRDAYRAPEGKGIHPREASRHHIEVSSEVLRQALEGAGAAMKDIDIIGYSAGPGLGPCLRVGAVVARTLAGFYKKPLVPVNHALGHIELGAMLTGAQDPLALLVSGGHTMILAFSHGRWRVFGETLDITIGQLLDQFGRAMGFASPCGGKIEQLAGESQKNYTQLPYVVKGNDVSFSGLLTAAIRMAEEEKASLSDVCYSLQETSFAMLAEAVERALSFTGKREMMIVGGVSANRRLASMLESACARQESRFFACPITFAGDNGAQIAWTALQDYAATKNKVAVKDASVTQSWRLDTVDVAWRRG, encoded by the coding sequence ATGTTGTGCCTCGGGATTGAAAGCACGGCGCACACGTTTGGTTGCGCAGTCGTGGACAGGGACGGCAAGAAAATCCTGTCAGACTCCCGCGACGCGTACAGGGCGCCGGAGGGAAAGGGCATCCACCCGCGGGAGGCGTCAAGGCACCACATCGAAGTGTCGTCAGAAGTGCTGAGGCAGGCCCTTGAGGGCGCCGGCGCGGCCATGAAAGACATTGACATTATCGGCTACTCTGCCGGGCCCGGCCTCGGCCCGTGCCTGCGAGTCGGCGCGGTGGTGGCAAGGACCCTTGCAGGGTTTTACAAAAAGCCGCTCGTGCCGGTGAACCATGCTCTGGGGCACATTGAGCTTGGCGCCATGCTGACTGGGGCGCAAGACCCTCTTGCGCTCCTGGTGTCAGGCGGCCACACCATGATACTTGCATTTTCGCACGGCCGCTGGCGCGTCTTTGGAGAGACGCTTGACATCACCATCGGCCAGCTGCTGGACCAGTTTGGCAGGGCGATGGGCTTTGCATCGCCCTGCGGCGGCAAGATAGAGCAACTTGCAGGCGAATCGCAAAAAAACTATACGCAGCTGCCGTACGTGGTGAAGGGAAACGACGTGTCTTTCTCCGGCCTGCTGACAGCCGCAATACGCATGGCAGAAGAAGAAAAGGCAAGTTTGTCTGATGTCTGTTACTCGCTTCAGGAAACGTCGTTTGCAATGCTTGCCGAGGCAGTCGAGCGGGCGCTTTCTTTTACGGGCAAGCGGGAGATGATGATAGTAGGCGGCGTCTCGGCGAACAGGCGCCTTGCCTCAATGCTAGAGTCGGCGTGCGCAAGGCAGGAAAGCAGGTTTTTTGCGTGCCCCATAACATTTGCCGGCGACAACGGCGCGCAGATAGCGTGGACCGCGTTGCAGGATTATGCGGCCACAAAGAACAAGGTCGCGGTAAAGGACGCGTCCGTCACGCAGTCGTGGCGGCTTGACACCGTCGACGTCGCGTGGCGGCGCGGCTAG
- a CDS encoding redox-regulated ATPase YchF, which produces MIIGLIGKANVGKSTFFNAATELAVPAANYPFTTIEPNVGVAYARVKCVCREFGVQDNPVHSMCIDGNRFIPVKLIDVAGLVPGAHAGKGLGNRFLDDARQADALIHVVDASGSTDSAGKTVPAGTGDPMFDVNFVEEEFDLWMAGIISRDWSKTAREAENQGQKLEQMLAKRLSGLAIPEHKISAAVHESGLASKKPTLWSEADILHFCKVLRAKAKPFLVAANKADLPTAEANIDRMKKAGLAVVPCASEAEAMLKKASKKGVLHYLPGDGSFDVKQGVALNEQQKKALDIVKALIEKYGSTGVQEAINIACFNLLHLVAVYPVEDEFKLADKKGNVLPDVRLLPAGSTAKDLAGTVHADLAKGFLYAIDARTKQRIGADHQLKSGDVIKIVSASSRG; this is translated from the coding sequence ATGATAATAGGGCTCATCGGCAAGGCAAACGTGGGCAAGTCCACGTTCTTTAACGCCGCCACAGAGCTTGCCGTGCCTGCGGCAAACTACCCGTTTACCACCATCGAGCCAAACGTGGGAGTCGCCTATGCGCGGGTAAAGTGCGTCTGCCGCGAATTTGGCGTGCAGGACAACCCCGTCCACTCGATGTGCATTGACGGCAACCGCTTCATCCCTGTAAAACTGATAGACGTCGCCGGCCTCGTGCCGGGCGCGCACGCCGGCAAGGGCCTTGGCAACAGGTTCCTTGACGACGCCAGGCAGGCCGACGCACTGATACACGTCGTGGACGCGTCGGGCTCGACTGACAGCGCCGGCAAAACAGTCCCTGCCGGGACAGGCGACCCGATGTTTGACGTCAATTTTGTGGAGGAAGAGTTTGACCTGTGGATGGCCGGCATCATCTCCCGGGACTGGAGCAAGACTGCAAGGGAGGCGGAAAACCAGGGCCAGAAACTGGAGCAGATGCTTGCCAAGAGGCTCTCCGGCCTTGCGATACCGGAGCACAAGATATCTGCGGCGGTACACGAGTCCGGCCTTGCGTCAAAAAAGCCGACTCTGTGGAGCGAGGCTGACATACTGCACTTTTGCAAGGTGCTCCGGGCAAAGGCCAAGCCATTCCTCGTGGCGGCAAACAAGGCCGACCTGCCGACTGCAGAAGCAAACATCGACAGGATGAAGAAAGCCGGCCTTGCCGTCGTCCCGTGCGCGTCAGAGGCCGAGGCGATGCTCAAAAAGGCGTCAAAAAAGGGCGTGCTCCACTACCTGCCCGGGGACGGCTCGTTTGACGTCAAGCAGGGCGTCGCGCTCAACGAGCAGCAGAAAAAGGCGCTTGACATTGTCAAGGCACTCATTGAGAAGTACGGCTCGACAGGCGTTCAGGAGGCAATAAACATCGCCTGCTTCAACCTCCTGCACCTTGTCGCTGTGTACCCTGTGGAAGACGAGTTCAAGCTGGCAGACAAAAAGGGAAACGTGCTTCCTGATGTCCGATTGCTGCCGGCGGGCTCGACTGCAAAGGACCTTGCCGGCACCGTGCACGCCGACCTTGCAAAGGGCTTTCTCTATGCGATAGATGCAAGGACAAAGCAGCGCATTGGCGCCGATCATCAACTAAAGAGCGGCGACGTGATAAAGATAGTGTCTGCGTCAAGCAGGGGATAA
- a CDS encoding cupin domain-containing protein, whose amino-acid sequence MFFKALPATKTVDARAWVRALGLKEHPEGGYFKETYRAEMEIDAPGFGGRRSAGTAIYYLLKSGQFSAFHRIKSDEVWHFYAGSPLAVHVIDREGGKYHKMIIGRSSKRPALQAVVKAGCWFAASVDRARSYSLAGCTVAPGFDFRDWEVGRRGELLALYPEHRQVIEKFTRQ is encoded by the coding sequence ATGTTTTTCAAGGCCCTGCCTGCAACGAAGACCGTGGACGCAAGGGCGTGGGTCAGGGCGCTTGGGCTGAAAGAGCACCCGGAGGGAGGCTACTTCAAAGAGACGTACCGCGCAGAGATGGAAATCGACGCGCCGGGGTTTGGCGGGCGCCGGAGCGCAGGAACGGCCATCTACTACCTCCTGAAAAGCGGCCAGTTTTCCGCATTCCACAGGATCAAGTCGGACGAGGTATGGCACTTTTACGCAGGAAGCCCGCTTGCAGTCCATGTTATTGACAGAGAAGGCGGCAAATACCACAAGATGATAATAGGCAGAAGCAGCAAGAGGCCGGCCTTGCAGGCCGTCGTAAAGGCAGGGTGCTGGTTTGCCGCCTCTGTCGACAGGGCGCGCTCGTACTCGCTTGCAGGGTGCACGGTTGCGCCGGGATTTGATTTTCGAGATTGGGAAGTCGGCAGGCGCGGCGAGCTGCTTGCGCTGTACCCGGAGCACAGACAGGTAATAGAAAAGTTCACAAGACAATAA
- a CDS encoding 7-cyano-7-deazaguanine synthase produces MPEQAAAVCIVSGGLDSVCYAATLARDYYDIYMITFAYGQRARREIDAARHFARALKAKEHRIIDISFMKELYGRSNALTDSRQKLSKDFAQNLVVPIRNAIFIAIAGAWAMSINARVVAYGAHSGDVPHYADCRPEFARAMAEALNIADIDSVRSGQRQEIEIMSPAAQGLSKSELLKAGHAALGESLFRTWSCYSNGVKRAGRYVHCGACESCISRKKAFTDAQIHDRTRYAA; encoded by the coding sequence GTGCCAGAGCAGGCGGCGGCAGTTTGCATAGTCAGCGGAGGGCTGGACTCGGTATGCTATGCCGCCACGCTTGCCAGGGATTATTACGACATTTACATGATAACGTTTGCGTACGGCCAGCGGGCCAGAAGAGAGATAGACGCGGCCCGGCATTTTGCCAGGGCCCTAAAGGCAAAGGAGCACAGGATAATCGACATCTCTTTCATGAAAGAGCTGTACGGCAGGAGCAACGCGCTCACCGACAGCAGGCAAAAGCTGTCCAAGGATTTTGCGCAGAACCTTGTCGTGCCGATACGGAACGCGATATTCATAGCGATTGCAGGCGCGTGGGCGATGAGCATCAACGCAAGGGTAGTGGCGTACGGCGCCCATTCCGGCGACGTGCCGCACTATGCCGACTGCAGGCCCGAGTTTGCCAGGGCGATGGCAGAGGCACTGAACATCGCCGACATTGACAGCGTCAGGTCCGGCCAGAGGCAGGAAATAGAGATAATGTCGCCTGCGGCGCAGGGCCTGAGCAAGTCGGAGCTCCTAAAGGCGGGCCATGCCGCGCTTGGCGAGAGCCTGTTCAGGACGTGGAGCTGCTACTCTAACGGCGTGAAAAGGGCAGGCAGATACGTCCACTGCGGCGCGTGCGAATCGTGTATAAGTAGGAAAAAGGCATTCACTGACGCCCAGATACATGACAGGACGCGCTATGCAGCGTGA
- a CDS encoding 7-carboxy-7-deazaguanine synthase QueE yields the protein MRLSEIFTSIEGEGVFFGTKTMFVRLAGCPLKCHWCDTPYAIPMDSGYAHTIDEVKEMISCELQENTYKVNFTGGEPLAQHEAVIELAKFVRKKGVKTYLESACYDSARFAKVLPYIDICKIEFKMKDARAVVDDKYYNNLLKNELECLKIATEAGKMPYIKVVVTNSTDVDEFSALVKEVFRVASPKNIAGFIIQPSHKTDEPVLERLFAFYDAVYPFYDQVRVVPQLHKIIGAR from the coding sequence GTGAGGCTGAGCGAGATCTTTACAAGCATCGAAGGGGAAGGTGTTTTCTTTGGGACCAAGACGATGTTTGTCAGGCTCGCAGGCTGCCCGCTGAAATGCCACTGGTGCGACACGCCGTACGCCATACCGATGGATTCTGGCTACGCCCACACCATCGACGAGGTAAAGGAGATGATTTCCTGCGAGCTGCAGGAAAACACCTACAAGGTGAATTTCACGGGCGGCGAGCCCCTGGCGCAGCACGAGGCGGTGATAGAGCTGGCCAAGTTTGTGAGAAAAAAGGGCGTCAAGACGTACCTCGAGTCAGCCTGCTACGACTCGGCGCGCTTTGCCAAAGTCCTGCCCTACATCGACATTTGCAAGATCGAGTTCAAGATGAAAGACGCAAGGGCCGTCGTTGATGACAAATACTACAACAATTTGCTGAAAAACGAGCTTGAATGCCTGAAAATAGCGACAGAAGCAGGCAAGATGCCCTACATCAAGGTGGTCGTGACCAATTCAACCGACGTTGACGAATTCTCTGCCCTCGTCAAGGAGGTTTTCAGAGTCGCCAGTCCTAAAAACATAGCAGGATTTATAATACAGCCGAGTCATAAAACAGACGAGCCCGTATTGGAGAGGCTTTTTGCGTTTTATGACGCAGTCTACCCATTCTACGATCAGGTCAGGGTTGTACCGCAACTTCACAAGATAATAGGAGCGCGCTAG
- the folE gene encoding GTP cyclohydrolase I: MKDNGKLNKKKISKLLRQLLIELGENPDREGLMGTPDRMANMYEEILGGYTMDAELDVTFSDETDVIVARDIQFYSMCEHHMLPFFGKVHVAYVPAGKVFGVSKLVRLVEKYSRRLQIQERLTKEVADELVRMGVKGAMVIAEGDHLCMKMRGVRNNSSMLTIAYRGVMEQKDLREHVLAMIRAPKAF; this comes from the coding sequence ATGAAGGATAACGGAAAACTAAACAAGAAAAAGATATCAAAGCTACTCAGGCAGCTCCTCATAGAGCTTGGCGAGAACCCGGACCGCGAGGGCCTGATGGGAACCCCGGACCGCATGGCCAACATGTACGAAGAGATACTCGGGGGATATACCATGGACGCCGAGCTTGACGTGACGTTCAGCGACGAGACAGACGTCATCGTGGCAAGGGACATCCAGTTCTACAGCATGTGCGAGCACCACATGCTCCCGTTCTTTGGCAAGGTGCACGTGGCATACGTGCCGGCGGGCAAGGTGTTTGGCGTCTCTAAACTAGTGCGGCTGGTCGAGAAATACTCACGCCGGCTGCAGATACAGGAGCGCCTCACAAAGGAGGTCGCCGACGAGCTGGTGCGCATGGGCGTGAAAGGCGCGATGGTGATAGCTGAGGGCGACCATCTGTGCATGAAGATGCGCGGGGTGCGCAACAACAGCTCCATGCTCACGATAGCATACCGCGGAGTAATGGAGCAGAAAGACCTGCGCGAGCACGTGCTTGCGATGATAAGGGCTCCAAAGGCGTTCTAA